A stretch of DNA from Bacillus sp. NP157:
CTGATGTTTTCGCAACCACGCTGGTTGCTCACCGGCGGCATCCTCGGCCCGGTTTACGTCGCGGCCCTGACCATCGCCACGCCCTTCGTCGGTGTCGGGCTGACGATGGTCGGCATCCTGTTCGGGCAGGTGGCGGCCAGCCTCGTCATCGACCACTTCGGCTGGCTCGGCAGTGCCCGGCGGGAGGTCGACGGCTACCGCGCGTCCGCCCTCGTCGCCATCCTCGCCGCCCTCTGGCTCATCCACTAAGGAGCACGCCATGCTCATCCTCATGATCGTCCTCGTCGTCGTCAGTGGTGCCGTGTTGTGCGCGCAGTCGGCGATCAACGGCCGCCTCGGCGCCCAGGTCGGCGTACTCGAAAGCGCATGGCTGACCTTCACCGTCGGCACGCTCGTCAGCTTCCTCTACGGTTTCCTGTTCGAGCAGCAACACGCGCTCACCTTGTTCAGCGCGCCCCGCTGGCAGGTCATCGGCGCTTTCTTCGGCGTGGTCTACATGCTGGTCATCGTGTTCGCGATGCCGCGCGTGGGAACGGCCGCCGCGACGGTGTCGGTGATCAGCGGCCAGCTCCTGATGAGCTTGCTGATCGACCACTTCGGCTGGCTGGAAAATCCGGTTCGCCCGCTGGACGCTGCGCGCTATGCCGCCATGGCCCTGCTCGCCGTGGCCCTCGCCCTGATCTACCGCAGCAATGCACGCCAGGCCGCCGCGGGCACGGCGGCATCGTCCCCACGCGCCAGCGAAGCGCATACTTAAGGGTATCCCCGTCCCCAAGGATCACCCGCATGCCCTCCCTCGGCGCCATCACGTTCCTCGTCCACGACTACGACGAAGCCATCGCCTTCTTCACCCAGGCGCTGCGCTTCGAACTGATCGAGGACAGCCCGCAGGGCGACGGCAAGCGCTGGGTGACGGTCGCGCCGCGTGGCTCGCAAGGTACGCGGCTGTTGCTGGCGCGCGCCGTCGACGATGCGCAGCGTGCGCATGTCGGCAAGCAGGGCGGCGGCCGTGTCTTCCTATTCCTCGAAACCGACGACTTCGCCGGCGACCATGCACACATGCTGGCCAACGGCGTGCACTTTCGCGAACAGCCGCGCCACGAGCCCTACGGTTCCGTCGTGGTCTTCGACGACCTGTACGGCAATGGCTGGGACCTGATCCAACCCAAACGCTGAGGACCTCGCCATGAACGAACGTATCCGTGTCGCCGTCCTCGACGACTACCAGCACGTCGCGCGCACCAGCGCGGACTGGGGTCCTCTGGATGCCATCGCCGATGTCAGCGTGTTCCACGACCACGTGGCGGACGAAGCCGCGCTCGCACGCAGGCTGTCGCCTTACGACGTCGTCTGCGTGATGCGCGAGCGCACGCCGATGACGGCAACGCTGCTTGCCGCGTTGCCACGCCTGAAGCTCATCGCGTCGACCGGCCGTGCGAACGCGTCGATCGACCTGGACGCCGCCGCCAGCCACGGCGTCGACGTCGTCCATACCAACTACGCGTCCACGCCGACCATCGAGTTCACCTGGGCGGCGATCCTGGGGCTGGTACGCAACCTCGCCAACGAAACCGCGTCGGTCCGTGCCGGGGGCTGGCAGGTGGGCATCGGCAGCGAGCTGTCGGGCAAGACCCTGGGCCTGCTCGGCCTGGGCCGGATCGGCACGGCGGTGGCGAAAATCGGCCAGGCCTTCGGCATGCAGGTCATCGCGTGGAGCCAGAACCTGACGACGGAGGCGGCGGCGGCCGTCGGCGTGGAACGCGTGGAGAAACTCGCGTTGTTCCAGCGTGCCGACGTGCTCAGCATCCACACGCGGCTGAGCGAGCGCACGCTGGGCATCGTCGGCGTGGACGAGCTGGCGGTGATGAAGCCGACGGCGCGCCTTGTCAACACGTCGCGCGGCCCCATCGTCGATGAAGCCGCGCTGGTCGACGCGCTCGTGCATGGGCGCCTCGCCGGTGCGGCGGTCGACGTGTTCGATCCCGAGCCGCTCGCCGCCGACCATCCGTTCCGCCGGCTGCCCAACGTGCTGTCGACGCCGCATATCGGCTATGTCAGCGAGGAAATGTATCGCGTGTTCTACGGCGACTCGGTGCGCAACATCGTCGAGTGGATCGGCAAGCTCAGAACATGACGACTTTCTTGCCGTCCTCGTCGTCGTCCTTGTCGTCCTTGCTGTCCTTGGGCTTGATCGTCATCAATTCCAGCGGCTTGCCCTCCGCCGTACGCACCTTCCAGGCCATCTGAAGATCGGCAAGCTCGTTCAGGCGCGGACAGATACCGTTGGCGCGCGCCTCGAGGTCTTTCGAGCGCTTGTTCATTTCGCGATTGATCGAGGTATCCAGCGCGTTCGCGCGGGCGGTCAGCGCGGCCACCTGGGTGGAGTCGCCGGACAGCGCCGCGGAGACGGCGCTGGACGTCACCGAACCGACCAGCTCGCCCACGGAATCGGACACCGAGCCCGCGACGGTCTCGGTCATGCGATCGGAAGACCAGTGGCCCGCGCCGACGCCTTCGTCGATCTCGCGCAGGGCCTGGGCCTGCTTGCGCTTCAGCTTGGCCAGCATGGCGTCGCGCTGGCCAGGCTCGGCGAAGGTCATCGTGACCGTGGTCATGGCGTCGAAGCCCATCTGCACGCCGGCCCGCGACACGGCGGCGACTTCGGGAAGCAGCTTGCGCACCCCTTCCTCGTAGCGGCGCAGGGAAGCGGCGTCGGCCGGCGAGACGGCGACGTCGCGGCCGTCCACCTTCAGGGCGCCATCGTGCAGGAAGACCTTCGACGGCGTGCCGTTGGTGCGGTGGAAGGCGAGGCCTGCCGCGGTGACGTCGACGTCGTAGGGCGTGGAGTAATCGTGGTTGCAGCTGTCCGTGCTGAAGCGGAAGTTTTCCGCGAGGGCAGATCCCGCGCTGAGCGCGAGGGCGGCGGCAAGGCCGGCGGCGGCATACGGATGGCGCATGGTGCATCTCCCCAGGTGGTCACCCGCTCTGATGCGGCTGGCATGCACATGGTTTAAGCCCCTGGGGGCGGGAAATCATGGGCGGTTGGTCACCCCATGACTTCCGGCAGGGTCAGTTGGCCATGCCGCGCTCGCGCGCGTATTCCGACAGGCGGCTGTCATGGTCGATGCCCAGCTTGCGCATCGCGTCGCGTTTTTGCCGGCTGACCGTCTTGACGCTGCGGCTGAGCCGTTCGGCGATCTGGGTGATCGACATCCCACCGACATACAGGCGAACCACCTCGATCTCCCGCGCCGAGAGCCTTACGTCTTCTACCGGCCCCTGCACCGCGCTCTGTTCGAACTGCTGGCGGATGGTGTCGCTGACGAAGCTCCTGCCGGCCGCGGCCAAACGCACCGCCACGGCCACTTCGCGCAGCGGTGCCCGCTTGTCGCAGAGGCATGCCGCGCCGCGCGTGCGCATCGCCTGCAACACGCCCGTGTTGTTCACCATGGTCAGCACCACGATGGGCAGGCGCGGATAGCGTCGGCGAATCGTGTCGAGCAACAGCAGGCCGTCGCCGTGCCGACCGCCGGGCATGGAGAAGTCGGTGACGATGACATCGCAGGGCCGCGACGCGAGCTGGTCGAGCAACTGGTCACCATTGGCTGCTTCGCCGACGACGATGATGTCGCTTGTTTCCAGCGCAGCGCGCATGCCCATCAGCACCACGGGATGATCGTCGGCAATGATCGTTCTAAGAAGCATGTATGCGGCCGCCCTCCGTGTGCCTGTGCCTCGACGAGCGCGGAGAGTAGCGCAATGTCTTCGTGCCGGGTGGAAACATGCCAGGAATGCGTTGCGCTGTGCTTTTGCGCTACGAAACGCCTCAAAAATCGCGCGGCATTTTCAGACTAGTCTGATGTACGCACGTATCCGCATCGGCCACGCTACATCGTGTAACAACGGAGCATGGCCATGGCCGAACAGCGTTTCATCGATTACCACATCGCGTGGACGGACGACGTCTGGGCTGTTTATCGCGACGACCTGCAGATGGCGACGCGACGCGATGCCGCCGATGCGATCGCGCTGGCGAATTTCTTCGCGGACCGCGAGGCGCTCTTGCGCCGGGCACGCGTGCGCGTGTCGGCTGACAAACATCTGCATAGGGCATTGCGGGAACTGCGCCTGGCAGCGTGACGGATCACGGTGACTACGGCGGTGGCGTGCGACGCACGGCGCGGTCAACGGCCGGTCGCACCGCCGAGGTTGGTCATGTCCAGGTGCAGCAGGCGCAGGCGGGCGATGTGCCGGCCGAGCACGGCACGGTCGGAAGACGACGCCTCCAGGCGAAGGAACGCGTCCAGCAGGCGGCGCTCCATCTGTTCGAGCGTGCGGATGTAGGTAACGTCCGGGTCGCTCGAAAGCTTCACCGACGCCTCCATCATCGTACGTCGGACGCCGGCCATGGGGCCACTGGCGGTGGCGGGCTTGCCGCCCGTCGCTTCGACGGCGCCTTGCAGGTCGCCGGCAATGGAGGCGAGCGAATCGGCGGATTCGTTGAGGATGGCCTTCAGGCCAGGCTCCCGGACCCCCTTGGCGGCCTGTTCATACAGGTCGCGATCCGCAATGACGCGGCGGATGAGGCCATTCACGACACGGATCGAGCTGCGTTCCATGGGGGAAACGTTAGCGCCGCCGGACTTAGCCGGCCCTAAACGGCGCGGGCGCCAGTTATCCGCGGGTCATCCACCGGCCTCGAGAAGTTGTAGGGGCCTGCCGGAAGCGTCTCGGAGCCCCGACTGCAATTCGCCCAGCTGGCGGACCTGCGGACACAGGGCCTGGACCCGGGGTTTGAGCGCGGCGGTGACCTTGGCGGCCACGCGGGCCTGGGCGCCCGTGGATACCGACGACACCCGGTCACGCAGGTCGGCCGCGCCTTGCAGGTCGCCGCTCATGGCCAGCTGCATGGCCTCACTGCCCACGTCCTGGGTCAACAGCGGCATGATGTCCTGGACGATTTCCTGGGCGTATTCGCGCATGGCGTCTTCCTGCCAGTCTTTCGTGCTCTGGCTGGCGGCGATGCGGCGCTTGATGTCGGCGACGCGGGCATTCAGCACCCGATCCAGTTCGCCGCTGGCCGCCGCGCCCGGGGCCGCCGTCGCCGCCTCCTCGCGCACGGCGCGGGCCGCGATATCCACGCCGTCGCTGGCGATGGCCTTGACCTTGGGCAGCAGGGTGCGGACGTTGCCTTCGAACAGCGCGACGCGGTCCTGCTCATCGGGGCGGAGCGAGACGGCACGCCCGTCGGTGCTGAGGCTGCCGTCGTGCATGCGGACATTGCGCGGCGCCACGTCGGCGCGGTCGAAGGTAAGCGCATCCGGCCGGACCGTAAGGTCGTAAGAGCTGGCTAACTGGCAGGTGGTGCCCAGGTCCTGGGCGGCCGCACCGCCTGCGAAACAGGCGGTGAGCACAAGGGCAAGCAGGCGAGCGCTCATGGAGTGTCCGTGTCGAAAGACCCTCGATAGCGCCGCGTGGGCGAATGCTTGCTGAACCGCTTACAAGGCGAGCGCGCCGAACTGCTCGCGGACACGCGGCCTGCCGAGGATCCAGGCCAGCCAGGCGAGCACCGGCACGGACACCGCCTTGAGCACGACGCCAACCAGCAGGATGTTGCGGTGCTTGATGCCGGCCATCAGCAGGTCCGGCGGCAGCCCGGCCTGGCCGAGCACCACGCCGAGTTGCTGCCACTGGCCGAATGCGATCCAGGCCGTCCATGCCGCCCAGAGGGCGAGCGGCACGGCGATGACACGCATGGCCTGGCGAGCGCGATCGCGCCAGCGCAGGGTGGCGAGGGCGATCGCCATGGTGGCGAAAGCCGCCACGGCGTAGCCGATCGACCACGCCAGCGCGACGCCCGGCCGGGCGTCCGCGGCGGCCGCGTCGGTCATCGCGAACAGGGCCTGGCCGATGATGACCGAGGCATAGCCGTTGATGACGAAGCCCATGGCGGCCAGCAACATCACCAGCCAGACGACGATGCGCCACGCCGCGAAAGGCCGGGCGTGGACAGGGTTCTTGCGCGCTTCGAACACGCTCAGGCGCCCTTATCCTTCAGCGTCGCCAGGTCGGACAGCACCTGGCCGGAGTTCTTTTCCGGATCGACGTCCTTGTAGATCTTGACGATCTTGCCGTTCGGATCGATCAGGAAGGTCTCGCGACGGGCGTACTTCATGCCCATCTTGTTGTTGAGCACGTCGTACTTCGTGGCGACGGCGCCGTCGGCATCGGACAGCAGCGGGAACGGCACGTGGTACTTCTCGGCGAATTCGCTATGCGACTTCACGTCGTCGAGGCTGACGCCCAGCACGAAGGCACCGGCCTTGTGCAGCTTGGCGATGTCGTCGCGGAAGGTGCAGACCTCGGTGGTGCAACCCGCGGTGAAGTCCTTCGGATAGAAGTAGACGACCAGCCACTGGCCCTTGTGGGTGTCCAGCGTGTGCCACTCGCCCTTCTGGTCCTGCAGGCGGAAATCGGGCGCCTTGTCGCCGACGGCGGGCGCGGCGGCCCAGGCCGAGGCCGTGACCAGGCAAAGGGCGATGAGAGAGAGGAGACGACGCATGGGGACAACCTCTTGGGTGGGATCGCGTGAGTGTACTCGCGGCCACGCAAAGGTTGCGCGCTTTGAGAGGACGCCTGCCCGTGTTGGCATGCGTTGGCCCTGGTCGCGCGCAGGCGCGCTCCTACAGAAGCCGTGCGCAAAAAAAGGGCGCCCCTTGGGGACGCCCTTTAAAGCCACACCCATGCAGGCCTTACTTGCCGAGGCGCTCGATCTCGAAGTTGCTCAGGTCGACGCCGAGGTTGAAGCCGCGGCCGGTGCCGGTGACGGCCAGGGACACTTCGCCCTTGGTCATCGCGGCGCTTTCGGCGCTCTTCACGACGCCAGCGTTGGCACCACCGCTCGCGTACGAGCCGTAGATCTCGCTGATGCCCTTGACGTTGGTGAACTCACCCTTGCCGCCTTCGATGCTGAACTTGCCGGCGGTGAGGCCGCCACCGCGGACGTGGATGATGACCTCGGCGCTCTGGCCGTTGTCGCAGCGCACGTGGCCGCGGCCGTCGGCCTTCTTGTAGATCGCCGCCCAGCCCGTGGTGCTGAAGGTCATGTGGCACTTGGTTG
This window harbors:
- a CDS encoding YggN family protein, translated to MRHPYAAAGLAAALALSAGSALAENFRFSTDSCNHDYSTPYDVDVTAAGLAFHRTNGTPSKVFLHDGALKVDGRDVAVSPADAASLRRYEEGVRKLLPEVAAVSRAGVQMGFDAMTTVTMTFAEPGQRDAMLAKLKRKQAQALREIDEGVGAGHWSSDRMTETVAGSVSDSVGELVGSVTSSAVSAALSGDSTQVAALTARANALDTSINREMNKRSKDLEARANGICPRLNELADLQMAWKVRTAEGKPLELMTIKPKDSKDDKDDDEDGKKVVMF
- a CDS encoding DMT family transporter — its product is MLILMIVLVVVSGAVLCAQSAINGRLGAQVGVLESAWLTFTVGTLVSFLYGFLFEQQHALTLFSAPRWQVIGAFFGVVYMLVIVFAMPRVGTAAATVSVISGQLLMSLLIDHFGWLENPVRPLDAARYAAMALLAVALALIYRSNARQAAAGTAASSPRASEAHT
- a CDS encoding VOC family protein, which produces MPSLGAITFLVHDYDEAIAFFTQALRFELIEDSPQGDGKRWVTVAPRGSQGTRLLLARAVDDAQRAHVGKQGGGRVFLFLETDDFAGDHAHMLANGVHFREQPRHEPYGSVVVFDDLYGNGWDLIQPKR
- a CDS encoding YggN family protein, yielding MSARLLALVLTACFAGGAAAQDLGTTCQLASSYDLTVRPDALTFDRADVAPRNVRMHDGSLSTDGRAVSLRPDEQDRVALFEGNVRTLLPKVKAIASDGVDIAARAVREEAATAAPGAAASGELDRVLNARVADIKRRIAASQSTKDWQEDAMREYAQEIVQDIMPLLTQDVGSEAMQLAMSGDLQGAADLRDRVSSVSTGAQARVAAKVTAALKPRVQALCPQVRQLGELQSGLRDASGRPLQLLEAGG
- a CDS encoding D-2-hydroxyacid dehydrogenase family protein, whose product is MNERIRVAVLDDYQHVARTSADWGPLDAIADVSVFHDHVADEAALARRLSPYDVVCVMRERTPMTATLLAALPRLKLIASTGRANASIDLDAAASHGVDVVHTNYASTPTIEFTWAAILGLVRNLANETASVRAGGWQVGIGSELSGKTLGLLGLGRIGTAVAKIGQAFGMQVIAWSQNLTTEAAAAVGVERVEKLALFQRADVLSIHTRLSERTLGIVGVDELAVMKPTARLVNTSRGPIVDEAALVDALVHGRLAGAAVDVFDPEPLAADHPFRRLPNVLSTPHIGYVSEEMYRVFYGDSVRNIVEWIGKLRT
- a CDS encoding DMT family transporter is translated as MKHAWLIPLIVAAGMGLSIEAGLLGPLGEEIGHGWAVLGIFGLGSLLLTFGLVFGRPRLALMFSQPRWLLTGGILGPVYVAALTIATPFVGVGLTMVGILFGQVAASLVIDHFGWLGSARREVDGYRASALVAILAALWLIH
- a CDS encoding peroxiredoxin; the protein is MRRLLSLIALCLVTASAWAAAPAVGDKAPDFRLQDQKGEWHTLDTHKGQWLVVYFYPKDFTAGCTTEVCTFRDDIAKLHKAGAFVLGVSLDDVKSHSEFAEKYHVPFPLLSDADGAVATKYDVLNNKMGMKYARRETFLIDPNGKIVKIYKDVDPEKNSGQVLSDLATLKDKGA
- a CDS encoding response regulator is translated as MLLRTIIADDHPVVLMGMRAALETSDIIVVGEAANGDQLLDQLASRPCDVIVTDFSMPGGRHGDGLLLLDTIRRRYPRLPIVVLTMVNNTGVLQAMRTRGAACLCDKRAPLREVAVAVRLAAAGRSFVSDTIRQQFEQSAVQGPVEDVRLSAREIEVVRLYVGGMSITQIAERLSRSVKTVSRQKRDAMRKLGIDHDSRLSEYARERGMAN
- a CDS encoding PA2169 family four-helix-bundle protein, which gives rise to MERSSIRVVNGLIRRVIADRDLYEQAAKGVREPGLKAILNESADSLASIAGDLQGAVEATGGKPATASGPMAGVRRTMMEASVKLSSDPDVTYIRTLEQMERRLLDAFLRLEASSSDRAVLGRHIARLRLLHLDMTNLGGATGR